A window of Fictibacillus halophilus contains these coding sequences:
- a CDS encoding amino acid permease, which translates to MSQQELKRDLANRHVQLIAIGGTIGTGLFLGSGKAIQLAGPSVIFAYLIVGIALFFMMRALGELLLSKEGYESFTDIAEDYLGPRAAFITGWTYWFCWIMTAMADVIAVGVYVQYWFDIPQWVPAIVCLLLLLGLNLLTVKLFGELEFWFALIKVITILALIVIGVVLLVIGYQTDAGTVSINNLWDHGGLFPNGMTGFLLSFQMVVFAFVGVELVGVAAAETSDPRKNIPSAINKIPLRILFFYVGALIVLLCINPWTQLNATESPFVKTFSLIGIPLAAGIINFVVLTSAASACNSGLFSTSRILFTLSKSEQAPRSFKKLTKNSVPGNALWVSAVVVSVGALLSKLLPEQAFGIVTTISAICFIWVWSVILISHIKYRKTRSDLHKKSAFKAPFAPFINYVVLALFGIILIVLLVAEATRPALLLTPIWFILLFFLYAFKKPMLK; encoded by the coding sequence GTGTCACAGCAAGAGTTGAAGAGAGATTTAGCTAACCGCCATGTGCAGCTGATTGCCATTGGCGGAACGATTGGAACTGGGTTATTTTTAGGTTCAGGAAAAGCGATTCAGCTTGCCGGACCGTCTGTTATATTTGCTTATTTAATCGTTGGGATCGCGTTGTTTTTTATGATGAGAGCGTTAGGAGAACTGCTGCTTTCAAAGGAAGGCTATGAGTCGTTTACCGATATTGCGGAGGACTATCTTGGTCCGCGAGCTGCGTTTATCACAGGATGGACGTATTGGTTCTGCTGGATCATGACAGCGATGGCCGATGTGATTGCGGTCGGTGTCTATGTTCAATATTGGTTTGACATACCGCAGTGGGTCCCGGCGATTGTCTGTTTGCTTCTTTTACTTGGGCTGAATCTGTTAACGGTAAAGCTTTTCGGGGAATTGGAGTTTTGGTTCGCTTTGATCAAGGTGATTACGATTCTAGCGTTGATTGTGATTGGCGTTGTCCTACTCGTCATTGGTTACCAAACGGATGCGGGTACAGTCTCTATAAACAACCTGTGGGATCATGGAGGTTTGTTTCCTAACGGGATGACTGGGTTCTTACTCTCGTTCCAGATGGTCGTGTTCGCGTTTGTCGGAGTGGAGTTGGTCGGAGTGGCGGCAGCAGAAACATCTGATCCTAGAAAGAATATTCCATCTGCGATCAATAAGATTCCACTTCGAATTCTATTTTTCTATGTGGGTGCATTGATCGTGCTGCTATGCATCAATCCTTGGACACAATTGAACGCGACGGAAAGTCCATTTGTTAAAACGTTCAGCTTAATAGGAATTCCGCTTGCAGCTGGAATCATTAATTTTGTTGTGCTAACTTCGGCGGCATCTGCTTGCAACAGCGGGTTATTTTCAACGAGCCGCATTCTATTCACATTAAGCAAGAGTGAGCAGGCTCCTCGATCTTTTAAGAAACTAACGAAAAATTCTGTGCCTGGAAACGCGCTTTGGGTTTCGGCTGTTGTTGTTTCAGTAGGAGCGCTTCTCAGTAAGCTACTTCCAGAGCAGGCTTTTGGCATCGTAACGACCATCAGTGCCATCTGTTTCATTTGGGTGTGGAGCGTGATCTTGATCAGCCATATTAAATACCGTAAGACACGATCTGATTTGCACAAAAAGTCGGCGTTCAAAGCACCTTTTGCTCCATTCATTAACTATGTGGTGCTTGCGCTGTTCGGGATCATTTTAATTGTGCTGCTCGTGGCAGAAGCTACACGTCCGGCGTTATTGCTGACACCCATTTGGTTTATTTTATTATTTTTCTTGTATGCTTTTAAAAAACCTATGCTGAAATAA
- a CDS encoding DUF2075 domain-containing protein, with protein sequence MIIYEATKTEFISDVTNELLVERLYESYQQKIGRTSKSEIHSWENSLHRMSNVMQDNEIPDDTSVAIEFKIPNTSKRVDFLIAGHDGAQDHVVIVELKQWSEVEKVTSKDALVSTYLGGKMRTVTHPSYQAWSYAALIEDFNQNVQDQHIALKPCAYLHNYRKLENDPLMDPHYSDHLAKAPVFAKGEIQKLRDFIKKYVRYGDHNQLIYQIERGKIRPSKSLQNSLASLLKGNQEFVLIDEQKVFYEDAFHLAIESIKSNQKTVMVIEGGPGTGKSVMAINLLVNLINEDLTALYVSKNSAPRSVYASKLKGTIKKTQIDNLFKGSGSFYESEKNEFDVLIVDEAHRLNEKSGLFSNLGENQIKEVIHSSKFTIFFIDENQKVTLKDIGSIDLIKKFANELDAEIVQGKLTSQFRCDGSDAYMAWLDDVLQIRKTANANDRGVDYDFRVYDDPNNMLQEIEELNKKNNKSRMLAGYCWEWPKNGRTNTLHKDIVIPEYNFNISWNLSDSIWAIHQDSVSEAGCIHTSQGLEFDYVGVIIGPDLAFQDDQVMTDYTKRAKTDQSLKGIKTLAKENPEKAHELADQIIRNTYRTLMTRGQKGCFIFCTDPDLNEYFRERLKKSVVYQDLSPRQAEVAAEDRGKY encoded by the coding sequence TTGATTATTTACGAAGCGACCAAGACTGAATTTATATCCGATGTTACAAACGAGCTTCTCGTCGAACGTCTTTACGAGTCATACCAACAGAAAATCGGCCGTACTTCTAAAAGTGAAATCCACTCATGGGAGAATTCTCTTCACCGCATGTCAAATGTGATGCAGGATAACGAGATTCCAGATGATACATCTGTCGCGATAGAATTCAAGATTCCAAATACATCTAAACGTGTCGACTTTTTAATAGCTGGCCATGACGGTGCTCAAGATCATGTGGTGATTGTAGAGTTAAAACAATGGTCTGAGGTTGAAAAGGTAACGTCTAAAGATGCACTTGTGTCTACCTATCTTGGAGGAAAAATGAGAACGGTCACGCATCCATCTTATCAAGCTTGGTCATACGCTGCTTTAATTGAAGATTTTAATCAGAATGTACAAGATCAACATATTGCATTGAAACCGTGTGCCTATTTACATAACTATCGAAAGTTAGAAAATGACCCATTGATGGATCCTCACTATTCAGATCATCTCGCTAAAGCACCTGTGTTTGCAAAAGGTGAGATACAGAAATTAAGAGATTTTATAAAGAAATATGTTCGTTACGGTGACCATAACCAATTGATTTATCAGATTGAGCGAGGTAAAATTCGGCCGTCTAAATCCTTACAAAATTCACTCGCAAGCTTATTAAAAGGTAATCAAGAATTTGTGCTTATTGATGAACAAAAAGTGTTTTACGAAGATGCCTTTCACTTAGCAATTGAGAGTATCAAAAGCAATCAGAAGACAGTAATGGTAATTGAAGGAGGACCAGGAACCGGGAAATCCGTTATGGCTATAAATCTTCTTGTCAATCTTATCAATGAAGACTTAACAGCATTATATGTCTCAAAAAATTCAGCTCCACGTAGCGTTTATGCTTCTAAACTGAAAGGCACCATCAAGAAAACACAAATCGATAATCTATTTAAAGGTTCAGGCAGTTTCTATGAATCAGAAAAAAATGAGTTTGACGTACTCATAGTAGATGAAGCTCATCGTTTGAATGAAAAGTCAGGATTGTTCAGCAACTTAGGCGAAAACCAGATAAAAGAAGTAATCCATTCATCTAAATTTACTATTTTCTTTATAGATGAAAACCAAAAAGTGACTCTAAAAGATATTGGCAGTATAGATTTAATTAAAAAGTTTGCCAATGAGTTAGATGCTGAAATAGTACAAGGCAAACTCACTTCACAATTTCGATGTGATGGATCTGATGCATATATGGCCTGGTTGGATGACGTACTTCAAATTAGAAAAACGGCGAATGCAAATGATAGAGGCGTTGATTATGATTTTAGAGTGTACGATGACCCGAATAATATGCTGCAGGAAATTGAAGAGCTAAATAAGAAAAACAATAAATCACGTATGCTTGCCGGTTACTGCTGGGAGTGGCCAAAAAATGGCCGAACGAATACTCTTCATAAAGACATTGTTATTCCGGAATATAATTTTAATATCAGCTGGAACCTCTCTGACAGTATATGGGCAATACATCAGGATTCTGTCTCTGAAGCAGGCTGTATTCACACATCTCAAGGACTTGAATTTGATTATGTAGGTGTTATTATTGGGCCAGACCTTGCCTTTCAGGATGACCAGGTAATGACCGACTACACAAAACGCGCAAAAACTGATCAATCTCTTAAAGGTATTAAGACGCTAGCAAAAGAAAATCCAGAAAAAGCTCATGAGCTGGCAGATCAAATTATTAGGAATACATACCGTACACTAATGACTAGAGGACAAAAGGGATGTTTCATCTTCTGTACAGATCCAGATTTAAATGAGTATTTTAGAGAACGACTGAAAAAATCAGTTGTTTATCAGGATTTGTCACCTCGTCAGGCAGAAGTAGCTGCGGAAGATCGGGGTAAGTATTAA
- a CDS encoding ABC transporter ATP-binding protein, producing MDTIVDLQIVSKSFQKKMILDNVSLSIPPNKVTAIVGANGSGKSTLLKMIGGIIKPDSGQILYRNDPPIKIGYVPEQTPVFLPFTPTEYLIHMGTIRGLPIKWLKKRIDSLLEVFHLEDERNTRITHFSKGMKQKVIIMQAMLEESDLLIMDEPLSGLDLKAQNDLEELLISLKKSNISIVLTCHETKLLEEVADQINVIQDCRIIQIDNQQEHSEPLNRLVFELPKAVSIDALKHIITYEKEIDAGRRLIELNVSQKQTNKIVSEFLDRGALIRLLAPLHKRENEFFKQF from the coding sequence TTGGACACAATTGTTGATCTACAGATAGTAAGCAAATCGTTTCAAAAGAAAATGATCTTAGATAATGTATCGCTTTCAATTCCACCTAACAAGGTAACGGCAATTGTCGGAGCAAATGGTTCGGGAAAGAGTACATTGTTGAAGATGATTGGCGGAATAATAAAACCTGATAGCGGTCAAATCCTATATCGGAACGATCCGCCTATTAAAATTGGTTATGTACCTGAGCAAACCCCTGTGTTTTTACCTTTTACACCGACTGAATATCTCATACATATGGGAACGATTAGAGGATTACCTATTAAGTGGCTGAAAAAACGTATTGATAGCTTACTTGAAGTTTTTCACTTGGAAGACGAAAGAAATACTCGAATCACTCATTTTTCAAAAGGAATGAAACAAAAAGTTATTATTATGCAAGCAATGTTAGAAGAATCTGATTTGTTAATTATGGACGAACCGCTTTCAGGCCTGGATTTAAAGGCACAAAATGATTTGGAAGAGTTATTAATTTCCTTAAAGAAGAGCAATATTAGTATAGTTTTAACGTGTCATGAAACCAAGCTACTAGAAGAGGTTGCGGACCAAATAAATGTCATTCAAGATTGTAGGATTATTCAAATCGATAATCAACAAGAACATAGTGAACCTTTAAATAGACTCGTATTCGAATTACCGAAAGCTGTTTCCATCGATGCATTGAAACATATTATTACCTATGAAAAGGAAATTGATGCCGGAAGAAGATTGATAGAACTGAATGTGAGTCAAAAACAAACAAATAAAATAGTTAGTGAATTTCTGGACCGCGGTGCTTTAATAAGGCTGTTAGCGCCTTTACATAAGAGAGAAAATGAATTCTTTAAGCAGTTTTAA
- a CDS encoding DMT family transporter produces MEKEKIGLYLGLAGVICFSLTLPATTIAVENFGTTVVGLGRTVLAALLVGIILIAKREKAPNLQQFKSILIVAAGAVLGFPLLTSWAMKTLPVSHGAVEVALLPLATAGIAMYRAGERPSVRFWISSMIGSGAVILYAGSLGFGSLQVEDAGILAAVIILGLSYAEGGKLSKEIGSWQVIAWAIVIGAPFFVIPVGLSISAEMLHAPVQAWGSLIYLAVVSQFLAYVAWYAGMALGGIARISQLQYLQPFLMIMFSALFLEESITTMTIVTAIIVVVSVYMGKNAPISKYQISAKISETRMSNKG; encoded by the coding sequence TTGGAAAAAGAAAAGATAGGGTTATATCTAGGCTTAGCAGGTGTGATCTGCTTTAGCCTTACCTTGCCTGCGACGACTATCGCTGTTGAAAATTTCGGGACGACGGTCGTTGGGTTAGGAAGAACGGTGCTTGCTGCATTGCTTGTAGGGATCATACTGATTGCAAAACGGGAAAAAGCGCCTAATCTACAGCAGTTTAAAAGCATCCTGATTGTTGCAGCAGGTGCAGTTTTAGGTTTTCCTTTACTCACTTCATGGGCAATGAAGACGCTGCCGGTTTCACACGGCGCGGTGGAAGTAGCGCTATTGCCATTAGCAACTGCCGGCATCGCTATGTACAGAGCAGGAGAGAGACCATCTGTACGGTTCTGGATATCTAGTATGATTGGTTCAGGAGCAGTTATTTTATATGCAGGTTCTTTAGGCTTTGGTTCTCTTCAAGTTGAGGATGCAGGAATCTTAGCTGCCGTCATCATCTTAGGTCTTAGTTATGCAGAAGGAGGCAAGCTGTCAAAGGAGATCGGAAGCTGGCAAGTCATTGCATGGGCTATCGTGATAGGAGCGCCTTTTTTTGTCATTCCAGTAGGGCTGAGTATTTCTGCCGAGATGTTACATGCTCCCGTACAAGCTTGGGGCAGTTTAATCTATTTGGCGGTGGTGAGCCAGTTTTTAGCATATGTCGCCTGGTACGCGGGCATGGCATTAGGGGGAATTGCGCGGATTAGCCAGCTGCAATATTTACAACCGTTTCTGATGATAATGTTTTCAGCCCTTTTTTTAGAAGAATCCATCACGACGATGACAATCGTCACTGCTATCATTGTCGTCGTTTCTGTATACATGGGTAAAAACGCACCGATATCTAAGTACCAAATAAGTGCAAAGATTAGTGAGACAAGAATGAGCAATAAGGGATAA
- a CDS encoding EcsC family protein: protein MSKNSLTESKITQVLDWAYEKAVNGLPGTDTAAELAENYLRKHTSVDDAIDSLIRWQNAKGVTSGFVTGLGGLITLPVAVPSNIASVMYVQIRMIATIAYMRGYELKDDQVKTFVFVCLTGQAATDIFKQAGVKFGTAIAKEAIKKIPGEVIKAINKAVGVRLVTKFGEKGIINLGKAVPLVGGLIGGAVDGIGTNTIGKTAKKVFQ from the coding sequence TTGTCCAAAAATAGTTTAACAGAAAGTAAAATAACTCAAGTATTAGATTGGGCCTATGAAAAAGCAGTAAATGGATTACCTGGAACCGACACGGCAGCAGAGCTAGCAGAAAACTATTTAAGAAAGCATACTTCTGTAGATGATGCTATTGATAGCTTAATCCGATGGCAAAATGCTAAAGGTGTAACAAGTGGTTTTGTAACTGGATTAGGAGGTTTAATAACATTACCTGTAGCCGTTCCATCAAATATTGCATCAGTTATGTATGTGCAAATTAGGATGATAGCTACTATAGCCTACATGAGAGGTTACGAGTTAAAAGATGACCAAGTAAAGACTTTTGTATTTGTATGTCTGACTGGACAAGCTGCTACAGATATTTTTAAACAGGCTGGAGTTAAATTCGGAACTGCTATCGCTAAAGAGGCCATAAAAAAAATACCTGGAGAAGTTATAAAAGCAATAAATAAAGCTGTAGGCGTCAGATTAGTAACGAAATTCGGAGAAAAAGGAATTATTAACTTAGGAAAAGCTGTACCTTTAGTAGGTGGATTAATTGGCGGGGCGGTTGATGGTATAGGTACTAATACAATAGGAAAGACAGCGAAGAAAGTATTTCAATAG
- a CDS encoding CxxH/CxxC protein, with protein MVIICCKDHAELAIDIIVDEFETPPVVELLTENDELSTGCEYCDNKGAYKVSNI; from the coding sequence TTGGTTATTATTTGCTGCAAAGACCATGCTGAGCTTGCGATTGACATCATTGTGGATGAGTTTGAAACGCCACCAGTTGTAGAGTTACTAACAGAGAATGACGAGTTATCAACAGGTTGTGAATACTGCGATAACAAAGGTGCATATAAAGTATCGAACATATGA
- a CDS encoding PLP-dependent aminotransferase family protein, producing the protein MSPKYRIILEAIKQQLIDGKLAAGHKLPSIRQLSDRYNCSKNTIIKAYNELEKEHLIYTVPQKGYYIVNEFRRSEDQPEVIDFLSAGPDKTLLPYTEFQHCLNQAIEHYKEEIFTYTDQQGLPSLRTQITKNLQSSQVFTDPSHVVIVSGSQQAIHILTSLSFPNNKKNILIEQPTYFGMIETLKLNKVKTFGIELSMNGIDLERLEFIFKNNEIKFFYVIPRFQNPLGHSYTNSEKKRIVELAAKYDVYIVEDDFLGELERDKKADPFFAFDTLGRVIYIQSFSKVFLPGLRIASVVLPNSMIESFLRNKFSADFNSPVLSQGALDIYLKSGMYYNHLKKIKDIYFHKINELKRACEQLLPEGTHYTKPDTGFYLSIYLPPHVSAKKLTTQLNKQHLLLDDGERMFLPEFNQDNLIRLCISQVEKHQIQPGIEKIAHTIREMKDSRHFHQISLI; encoded by the coding sequence TTGAGTCCAAAATACAGGATCATTTTAGAGGCCATTAAGCAGCAGCTAATAGACGGGAAACTAGCAGCCGGCCATAAGCTGCCCTCTATCCGGCAGCTATCTGATAGGTATAACTGTAGCAAGAATACAATTATCAAAGCTTACAATGAGCTGGAAAAAGAGCATTTGATTTATACGGTGCCTCAAAAGGGCTATTATATCGTTAATGAATTTCGACGTTCTGAAGATCAGCCCGAAGTTATTGATTTCTTATCTGCTGGACCGGATAAAACGCTGTTGCCTTACACAGAATTTCAACACTGTTTAAATCAAGCGATCGAACACTATAAAGAAGAAATTTTCACCTATACCGATCAACAAGGTCTTCCTTCATTGCGAACCCAAATTACTAAAAATCTTCAATCTTCTCAAGTGTTTACCGATCCTAGCCATGTCGTCATCGTTTCCGGATCACAGCAAGCGATTCATATATTAACTTCCCTCTCTTTTCCTAACAACAAAAAGAATATTTTAATAGAACAACCAACCTATTTCGGGATGATTGAAACGCTTAAACTTAACAAAGTGAAGACCTTTGGCATTGAACTATCCATGAACGGGATCGACTTAGAACGTCTTGAATTTATATTTAAAAATAACGAGATTAAGTTCTTCTATGTCATTCCTAGATTTCAGAATCCTCTTGGCCATTCCTATACAAATAGTGAGAAGAAAAGAATCGTAGAGCTGGCAGCTAAATATGATGTATATATCGTAGAAGACGATTTTTTAGGCGAATTAGAGCGTGATAAGAAAGCCGATCCGTTTTTCGCTTTTGATACATTAGGAAGAGTCATCTATATACAAAGCTTTTCAAAAGTCTTTCTCCCCGGGCTCCGAATTGCGAGTGTTGTCTTGCCGAACAGCATGATCGAAAGCTTTTTGCGTAATAAGTTTAGTGCCGACTTTAACAGTCCCGTTCTCTCACAAGGTGCATTAGACATTTATTTAAAAAGCGGAATGTATTACAACCACCTGAAAAAGATTAAGGACATCTATTTTCATAAGATAAATGAACTAAAAAGGGCATGTGAACAGTTACTTCCTGAAGGGACGCACTATACGAAGCCTGATACGGGTTTTTACCTTTCCATCTATTTGCCTCCTCACGTATCAGCCAAAAAGCTTACAACTCAATTAAATAAACAACACCTTTTACTTGATGATGGCGAAAGAATGTTTCTGCCTGAATTTAATCAAGATAACCTCATTCGCTTGTGCATTTCTCAAGTTGAAAAACATCAAATACAACCCGGAATAGAAAAAATAGCTCACACCATTCGTGAAATGAAAGACAGCAGACATTTTCATCAAATATCGCTGATTTAA
- a CDS encoding ABC transporter permease has translation MKGLILYHFSTYFRTYKYIPPFSVFIMMLVINYTYVPNPILDSYAYTSILLFFIMGWFTITIFHAEDEGQKNITIMHLKNKKTYYIALELVCILISVVLSILAVLYPVTFNAFSPGLNNAHIAMGFLAHFSLAILSVALSSFFTRDLVRSNANTWWGVSSVLIGTLVIAVAKIEILQFISWITPPLRYCLEIMSIDDNQINVFPVQAYEKFGWIILYSLFFLSIFIAFVQKRRVQ, from the coding sequence GTGAAGGGTTTGATTTTATACCACTTTTCCACTTATTTCCGAACATATAAGTATATTCCGCCATTTTCAGTGTTTATTATGATGCTTGTAATTAACTATACCTACGTACCCAATCCAATCTTAGATAGCTACGCTTATACTTCAATTTTGCTCTTTTTTATTATGGGATGGTTTACTATTACTATTTTTCATGCAGAGGATGAGGGGCAAAAAAATATTACTATAATGCATCTTAAGAATAAGAAGACATATTATATTGCACTTGAATTAGTTTGTATACTAATCAGTGTGGTACTAAGTATTTTAGCTGTTTTATATCCTGTTACTTTTAATGCCTTTTCCCCAGGATTAAATAATGCTCATATTGCTATGGGATTTTTAGCACATTTTAGCCTGGCTATCCTTTCTGTAGCACTTTCATCTTTTTTTACGAGAGACCTTGTGAGAAGTAATGCAAACACTTGGTGGGGTGTAAGTAGTGTTCTTATAGGAACATTAGTAATAGCTGTGGCAAAAATCGAGATCCTACAATTTATTAGCTGGATTACACCACCTTTACGTTATTGTTTGGAAATTATGAGTATAGATGACAATCAAATAAATGTATTTCCTGTTCAGGCTTATGAAAAGTTTGGATGGATTATACTTTATAGCTTGTTCTTCCTATCAATTTTCATAGCTTTCGTACAAAAAAGAAGAGTGCAATGA
- the rlmH gene encoding 23S rRNA (pseudouridine(1915)-N(3))-methyltransferase RlmH, with product MNISIVSVGKLKEKYLKLGIDEYLKRLGPYAKVEIIEVPDEKAPETLSDQEMIMVKNAEGERILAKIGQDVHVIAMAIEGKAVSSEDLAKNLDQLATYGKSKVAFVIGGSLGLSDAVMKRANEKISFGKITYPHQLMKLVLVEQIYRAFRINRGEPYHK from the coding sequence GTGAATATTTCAATCGTTTCCGTAGGGAAATTAAAAGAAAAATACTTAAAACTAGGTATTGATGAATACTTAAAGCGACTAGGACCTTATGCAAAAGTAGAAATCATCGAGGTTCCTGATGAAAAAGCACCTGAAACACTAAGTGATCAAGAGATGATCATGGTAAAAAACGCTGAAGGTGAAAGAATTCTAGCAAAGATCGGCCAAGATGTTCATGTGATTGCAATGGCGATCGAAGGAAAGGCTGTTTCATCTGAGGATTTGGCTAAGAATTTAGATCAGCTTGCGACTTATGGGAAAAGCAAAGTGGCATTTGTCATTGGAGGGTCATTAGGGTTAAGTGATGCTGTCATGAAACGTGCGAATGAGAAGATTTCTTTTGGTAAGATTACTTATCCGCATCAGTTGATGAAGCTTGTTTTGGTGGAGCAGATTTATCGTGCGTTTCGGATTAATCGAGGGGAACCGTATCACAAATAA
- a CDS encoding SRPBCC family protein, giving the protein MNLSRNRRTDTASKVIPVPPQIVYLAIINPDSLIQWLPPEGMSGKIDTYDCREEGAYKMTLTYELDELILGKTSDNTDVAEGTFLELVPNQRIVQSVNFNSEDPAFSGEMIQKWILEDVSGGTNVTIVCENVPEGIRKEDHDTGLRSTLENLAAFTEKL; this is encoded by the coding sequence GTGAATTTGTCAAGAAATCGGAGAACAGATACTGCTTCAAAAGTCATCCCAGTTCCACCTCAAATCGTCTATCTAGCTATTATAAATCCGGATTCACTCATTCAATGGCTTCCGCCTGAAGGGATGTCGGGTAAAATTGATACCTATGATTGCCGTGAAGAAGGAGCTTATAAAATGACGCTTACGTATGAATTGGATGAGTTGATTCTTGGCAAAACGTCGGACAACACCGATGTGGCGGAAGGAACATTTTTGGAGCTGGTCCCAAACCAGCGAATTGTCCAATCTGTTAACTTCAATTCCGAAGATCCTGCTTTCTCGGGTGAGATGATACAGAAATGGATATTGGAAGATGTTTCGGGAGGCACTAATGTTACCATCGTTTGTGAAAACGTACCAGAAGGTATTCGTAAGGAAGATCACGACACTGGACTAAGGTCCACGTTAGAAAATCTTGCTGCTTTTACTGAGAAATTGTAA
- a CDS encoding DMT family transporter encodes MISFRKMLGASLYATMSISLWGISFVSTKAVLDKLDPFTLLVIRFGIGALFLLVLILVKKEHSMKLPIQYIPHLIVLGILGVFLHQVIQASALLSIDASSAGWLITLSPIFTVVLSMVFLHEKMTFSKAIGIILAISGVLLVTTVGGDRSLGFSINIGYLLMVLSTLNWAIYSVLLKSLKVPLPALVLTFYMSTLGLLLTLPFIYQNKSWEKLTLLDGVEWAHLIFLGVFVSGIAYWYWAKALEVLEATQVSVFLYLEPVSTLIAAVLLLHEKVIYTSILGGAIIILGVIFVNGHLVGLINRWSARR; translated from the coding sequence ATGATTTCATTTCGAAAAATGCTAGGAGCCTCATTGTATGCCACCATGTCCATCAGCCTTTGGGGAATATCCTTTGTCTCGACTAAAGCGGTACTGGACAAGCTTGATCCCTTTACTCTTCTGGTCATCCGTTTTGGTATAGGTGCATTATTTTTATTAGTACTTATCCTTGTAAAAAAGGAACATTCCATGAAGCTGCCGATACAGTATATCCCTCACTTAATCGTATTAGGGATTCTTGGTGTTTTTCTTCATCAAGTTATTCAGGCAAGCGCGCTTTTATCCATTGATGCATCCTCTGCAGGCTGGCTCATTACGTTATCCCCGATTTTCACCGTCGTTCTTTCCATGGTCTTTCTGCATGAAAAGATGACATTTTCAAAGGCTATTGGAATTATTTTGGCCATTAGTGGTGTGTTGCTGGTCACAACAGTAGGTGGAGACAGGTCATTAGGATTCTCGATCAACATCGGGTATCTACTGATGGTTCTCAGTACCTTAAATTGGGCCATTTATTCAGTTTTACTAAAAAGCCTAAAAGTGCCATTGCCTGCATTGGTCCTCACCTTTTACATGAGTACTTTGGGACTTTTGCTTACTCTCCCATTCATCTATCAGAACAAAAGCTGGGAAAAGCTTACTCTTCTAGATGGAGTAGAATGGGCTCATCTTATCTTCCTTGGAGTCTTTGTATCCGGTATTGCCTACTGGTACTGGGCAAAAGCATTAGAGGTGTTGGAGGCCACTCAAGTATCTGTTTTCTTATACCTTGAACCAGTCTCTACACTGATAGCAGCCGTGCTACTTCTACATGAAAAGGTTATTTATACCAGTATTCTAGGTGGAGCAATCATTATCCTTGGGGTTATTTTCGTAAATGGTCATCTAGTTGGACTGATAAATCGATGGAGTGCGAGGCGGTAG
- a CDS encoding nucleotide pyrophosphohydrolase, with protein sequence MNEIKQLINAINEFRDERGWKPHHNPKDLAISISIEAAELLEDFQWKSSEEAVEQNIENIKEEIADVFIYGLMLCNELDLDVETIIKDKIKKNGLKYPVSNS encoded by the coding sequence ATGAATGAAATTAAGCAGCTAATAAACGCTATCAATGAATTTCGAGATGAAAGAGGATGGAAACCTCACCACAATCCAAAAGATCTTGCTATTTCTATTTCCATTGAAGCAGCTGAACTATTAGAAGATTTTCAGTGGAAAAGCAGTGAAGAGGCTGTAGAACAAAACATTGAAAATATTAAAGAAGAAATCGCTGATGTTTTCATCTACGGACTTATGCTCTGCAATGAACTGGATTTGGATGTTGAAACAATTATTAAAGATAAGATTAAGAAAAATGGGTTGAAGTATCCTGTTTCAAATAGTTAA